One region of Herpetosiphonaceae bacterium genomic DNA includes:
- a CDS encoding ABC transporter substrate-binding protein, whose translation MKKNVSRRQVLKGGVGVAGMLALTACGANAPEAPAGATSGTGSGAGSNATAVPLVKEPGSKVKITYWGSFTGKNGETEKALVDKFNSAQQDVTLDYQFQGNYEETAQKLTAALQSKTAPEVSLLSDVWWFKFYLARALQPLDDLLATAKIDKSDYVDVLFNEGVRKGVSYWVPMARSTPLFYYNKDLWAEAGLPDRGPETWDEFAEWAPKLVKKDGSTIKQAAFIHPGAAGYIAWLFQGVVWQFGGQYSTPDFTMTMTDPNTVAAGAFYGDTVNKDGWAIYSKQEVQDFINGVGAAAMLSTGSMGGILNDAKFQLGTAFLPKKKNFGCCTGGAGLAVLAGAPAEKQQATMQWIAFATSPENTTFWAKNTGYMPVRKSAVESAEMQEYFKERPSFKTAVDQLPQTKPQDAARVFVPNGDQIIGKGLERIIVNKEDPQASFDAVNKELETAAAPVVASLKAVEG comes from the coding sequence GTGAAAAAGAACGTATCGCGTCGGCAGGTATTGAAGGGTGGAGTCGGAGTGGCGGGGATGCTGGCGCTGACCGCGTGCGGCGCGAACGCCCCTGAGGCTCCGGCGGGGGCGACGAGCGGCACGGGCAGCGGCGCGGGCAGCAATGCGACCGCCGTGCCGCTGGTCAAGGAGCCGGGATCGAAGGTCAAGATCACCTACTGGGGATCGTTCACCGGCAAGAACGGCGAGACAGAAAAGGCGCTGGTCGATAAGTTCAACAGCGCGCAGCAGGATGTCACGCTAGACTATCAGTTCCAGGGCAACTACGAGGAAACCGCGCAGAAGCTAACGGCGGCGCTTCAGTCCAAGACCGCGCCCGAAGTCTCGCTGCTCTCGGACGTGTGGTGGTTCAAGTTCTACCTGGCGCGGGCGCTCCAGCCGCTCGACGATCTGCTCGCCACCGCCAAGATCGACAAGAGCGACTACGTGGACGTGCTCTTCAACGAGGGCGTGCGCAAAGGCGTGAGCTACTGGGTGCCGATGGCGCGCTCGACGCCGCTCTTCTACTACAACAAAGACCTGTGGGCCGAGGCCGGGCTGCCGGATCGCGGGCCGGAAACCTGGGACGAGTTCGCCGAGTGGGCGCCCAAGCTGGTCAAGAAAGATGGCAGCACGATCAAGCAGGCCGCGTTCATTCATCCGGGCGCCGCAGGCTACATCGCCTGGCTCTTCCAGGGCGTGGTGTGGCAGTTCGGCGGCCAGTACTCCACGCCCGACTTCACCATGACCATGACCGATCCGAACACGGTCGCGGCGGGCGCGTTCTATGGCGATACCGTCAACAAAGATGGCTGGGCGATCTACTCCAAGCAGGAGGTTCAGGACTTTATCAACGGCGTCGGCGCGGCGGCGATGCTCTCGACCGGCTCGATGGGCGGCATCTTGAATGATGCGAAGTTCCAGCTCGGCACCGCGTTCCTGCCCAAGAAGAAGAACTTCGGCTGCTGTACCGGCGGCGCGGGCCTGGCGGTCCTTGCGGGCGCTCCCGCCGAGAAGCAGCAGGCGACGATGCAGTGGATCGCGTTTGCGACCAGCCCCGAAAACACGACGTTCTGGGCCAAGAACACCGGCTACATGCCTGTGCGCAAGAGCGCCGTCGAGAGCGCCGAGATGCAGGAGTACTTCAAGGAGCGTCCATCGTTCAAAACGGCGGTCGATCAGCTGCCGCAGACCAAGCCGCAGGATGCCGCGCGCGTCTTCGTGCCCAACGGCGATCAGATCATCGGCAAGGGCCTGGAGCGGATCATCGTCAACAAGGAAGATCCGCAGGCGTCGTTCGATGCCGTCAACAAGGAGCTTGAAACCGCCGCAGCGCCCGTCGTGGCGTCGCTCAAGGCCGTTGAGGGCTAG
- a CDS encoding carbohydrate ABC transporter permease: MAIAEDVTILRTSSSGGRASRLPLRYALLSYGLMLLALLAMGLPMYWMVAAAFKENSEIYQIPVTWVPHAPTLENFGRAWRAAPFGRYYLNTIITTALGSGAEIVLATTSAYAFAFLRFPKKEWFFLLLLAALMVPDQVTILTNYLTIARLGWVDTYQGIIVPGAAVAYGTFLLRQTFLSLPREVLDAARVDGAGHLRTLWSVVIPLSRPALVTFGLISIVAKWNNFLWPLVATNTQEMRVLPIGIYRLLDQEGTTQWGTVMAGTIFVVLPVLIVFLWAQKHIVEGIAAGAVKG, from the coding sequence ATGGCGATTGCAGAAGATGTCACAATCCTGAGAACTTCAAGCTCCGGCGGGCGCGCATCGCGGCTGCCGCTGCGCTACGCGCTGCTGAGCTACGGCCTGATGCTGCTGGCGCTGCTGGCGATGGGCCTGCCGATGTACTGGATGGTCGCGGCGGCGTTCAAGGAAAACTCCGAGATCTACCAGATTCCCGTCACCTGGGTGCCGCACGCGCCGACGCTGGAGAACTTTGGCCGGGCCTGGCGCGCCGCGCCATTTGGCCGCTACTACCTCAACACGATCATCACCACCGCGCTCGGCAGCGGCGCGGAGATCGTGCTGGCGACGACCTCGGCGTATGCCTTCGCGTTTCTGCGCTTTCCGAAGAAGGAGTGGTTTTTTCTGCTGCTGCTGGCCGCGCTGATGGTGCCCGATCAGGTGACGATCCTGACGAACTACCTGACGATCGCTCGGCTGGGCTGGGTCGATACCTACCAGGGCATCATCGTGCCGGGCGCTGCGGTGGCATATGGCACGTTTCTGCTGCGGCAGACGTTTCTGAGCCTGCCGCGCGAGGTGCTCGACGCCGCCAGGGTCGACGGCGCGGGCCACCTGCGCACGCTGTGGAGCGTCGTGATCCCGCTGTCGCGTCCGGCGCTGGTGACATTCGGGCTGATCTCGATCGTCGCCAAATGGAATAACTTTCTCTGGCCGCTGGTGGCGACGAATACGCAGGAGATGCGCGTGCTGCCGATCGGTATCTACCGGCTGCTCGATCAAGAAGGCACCACGCAGTGGGGCACCGTGATGGCCGGGACGATCTTCGTCGTGCTGCCCGTGCTGATCGTTTTTCTGTGGGCGCAGAAGCATATCGTCGAAGGTATCGCTGCTGGCGCTGTGAAGGGCTAG
- a CDS encoding ABC transporter ATP-binding protein, which yields MPVLETRKLTKEFRGFRAVNEVDLQVAEGDVHALVGPNGAGKTTLFNLLTGFLKPTSGQVLIFGDDVTGVAPEQIARRGVARSFQITSLFEQLTVLEHVELALQSATNLGYRFWTPEKVLARFRDQAMDLLAQVGLEPLYRKPAGSLPYGQKRALELALALALSPRLLLLDEPTAGMGLEDVDRTIELVRKVRANRTVILVEHNMSVVSSLADRVTVLQYGSVLAEGPYQAVRHDPQVITAYLGEVHA from the coding sequence ATGCCCGTACTGGAAACGCGCAAGCTCACGAAGGAGTTTCGAGGTTTTCGGGCCGTCAACGAGGTGGACCTTCAGGTAGCAGAAGGCGATGTACATGCGCTGGTCGGTCCCAACGGTGCCGGTAAGACCACGCTCTTCAATCTGCTCACGGGCTTTCTCAAGCCGACCTCAGGCCAGGTGTTGATCTTTGGAGATGATGTCACCGGAGTCGCGCCGGAGCAGATCGCGCGGCGCGGTGTGGCGCGCTCGTTCCAGATCACCAGCCTCTTCGAGCAGCTCACGGTGCTGGAGCACGTCGAGCTGGCGCTGCAATCGGCCACGAATCTGGGCTATCGCTTCTGGACGCCGGAGAAGGTGCTGGCGCGCTTTCGCGATCAGGCGATGGATCTGCTGGCGCAGGTGGGCCTGGAGCCGCTGTACCGGAAGCCTGCCGGCAGCCTGCCCTACGGGCAGAAGCGGGCGCTGGAGCTGGCGCTGGCGCTGGCGCTCTCTCCCCGGCTGCTGCTGCTGGATGAGCCGACCGCCGGGATGGGCCTCGAAGATGTCGACCGCACGATCGAGCTGGTGCGCAAGGTGCGGGCCAATCGGACGGTGATTCTGGTGGAGCATAACATGAGCGTTGTTTCGAGCCTCGCCGATCGCGTGACGGTGTTGCAGTACGGCAGCGTGCTGGCCGAGGGGCCGTATCAGGCCGTGCGGCACGATCCGCAGGTGATCACCGCGTACCTGGGAGAGGTCCATGCTTAA